The segment TGCCGCCCGGCTGTGGCGTAAACCACGCACCGGGGTGGGCGCACGGGGCGCCAGAACCCCATCCTACAGACTTGCTTACTGCAAGGCAATACCTGCCGCCACGCCCGAAGCCCAGGCCCACTGGAAGTTGTAGCCGCCCAGCCAGCCCGTCACGTCGACCGATTCGCCGATGAAATACAGACCCGGCACTTTATTAGCCATCATGGTCTGCTGCGACAGTTCGCGCGTATCGATGCCGCCGCGCGTCACTTCGGCCTTGCGGTAGCCTTCGGAACCGTTCGGCACGATGGACCAGGCATTGATGGCTTGCCCCAGCTTGCGCAGCTGCGCATCGGGCATGTCGGCGATGCGCGCGTCCGGTGCCAGGCCGTTGACGGCCAGCAGGCAGTCGGCCAGGCGCTGCGGCAGCCATTGGGCGACGATATTGCCCAGCTGCTTCTTCAGGGTGCCCTTGCCTTCGATCAAGGTCTGCGCCACGTCCACTTCCGGCAGCAGATTGATGACGATGGGCTCGCCCGGCAGCCAGTAGCTGGAAATCTGCAGGATGGCCGGACCCGACAGGCCGCGGTGCGTGAACAGCAAGTCTTCGCGGAAACGCGCGCCCGTCGCCTTGCGGCCTTTCAGGCTGCCCGTTTCCACATCCACTTCCAGGGCGATGCCGGACAATTCCGCGAACGGCGCCCAGCTGGCCGCATCGAACGTCAGCGGCACCAGGGCCGGACGCGGTTCGACCATCGTCAAGTCGAATTGCCTGGCGATGCGGTAGGCAAAATCCGTGGCGCCGATCTTCGGGATCGACAGGCCGCCCGTGGCGATGACGATGCTGGCCGTCTCGATGTCGCCGCTGTCCGTCTGCAGCACGAAGCCGCCATCCGCTTGCTGGGCAACATTGTCGATCTTGCACGGCATGCGCCAGTGCACGCCGCCAGCGGCGCACTCGTCCTTGAGCATGTCGATGATCTGCTCGGCCGATTCATTGCAAAACAGCTGGCCCTTATGCTTCTCGTGGTAGCCGATCCGGTATTTTTTCACGAGCGCGAGGAAATCCTGCGGCGTGTAGCGCGACAGCGCGCTCTTGCAGAAATGCGGGTTTTCCGAGAGGAAATTCTGCGGGGTGGCGTTGATATTGGTGAAATTGCACCGTCCACCACCGGAGATGCGGATCTTTTCGGCCAGCTTGGCCGCGTGATCGATCAACACCACGCGCTTGCCTTGCTGGGCGGCCACAGCCGCACACATCATGCCGGCCGCGCCCGCGCCGATCACTGCCACATCAAATTGTTTTGCCATAAGAATTCCGGTCACCGCTGATTACAAAGACGCCATTGTAAACTGCGGCGACGCGGCTAGCGCGGCCGTGCCGCAATCTGCCGCGATGCCGTCAAGCATTGCGCCACCTGCTCGGCGATCGACGGTGGCACGGGCACCTCGCCGCGCAGCACGGCCGCGATCCAGTCCGCCGTGGTGGCCGCATCGCGCTCGGCCGGCAAATGCGGCAACTCTTCCACCAGCAACTGCTTTTCCACCAGTACCGTGCGTTCGCTCCCGTGAAACCAGTCGATCTGCTGCGCCTTGTTGGCATTGGCCACCGTCTCGCCTTCCGTGCCGCGCATGAGGAAAGCGTCGCCGCGCGCGGGATCAGATGCAGTGAGGAAATATTCACCGAGCATTTCCAGGTATTCAGGGTGCGTGTACGACACCAGGCGCAGGGCCGGGCCGGCGAACGGCTGCATGATTTTCACCAGGGTATGCGTGGAATTGCGCACGCCCAGCACGCGCCGCAGGGACAGCATGTGGGCCAGGCGCGGCGCCAGCGCCTCGATGGGCAGGAAGGCGGCTTGCCCCCGCGCCATGGCGACCTCGGCTTGCGCATGGTCCGTGGAAGCGGGCACGCCCAGCGCGGCCAGCACTTCGGCCGTCGTGATGCGGCCCGGGTCGCTGCTCACGCCATGCACGAGCACGGGTGCGCCCGCGCGCGCCAGCAGTAGCGCCAGCAAGGCCGTCAGGTTGGCCATCTTGCGCGCGCCGTTGTAGCTGGGAATGATGATCGGGGCAAATTCACCGGCCGGCGCGGCCAGCGGGGCAAATGAGGCTTCGGCAGCGTCGAGGAAGCCGGCGATCTCGTCCACGGATTCGCCCTTGATGCGCATGGACAACAAAATGCCGCCCAGCTCCAGGTCCGACACGCGGCCCTCGAGCATGGCGCGGTACAGGGCGCGGGCATCGTCCCGCGTCATGCTGCGCGCGCCGTTCTTGCCGCGTCCTATTTCCTTGATGAAACGTGCTGCGGGGAATGGCTCGCCGGCCACATCGGTATGGGGTATGGAAACTGTCGTCATGGCGCCAGCTTACACGGATTTTTCCCCTTGCAGACGGGCTGGAAGACGCCATG is part of the Janthinobacterium sp. 67 genome and harbors:
- a CDS encoding NAD(P)/FAD-dependent oxidoreductase, whose amino-acid sequence is MAKQFDVAVIGAGAAGMMCAAVAAQQGKRVVLIDHAAKLAEKIRISGGGRCNFTNINATPQNFLSENPHFCKSALSRYTPQDFLALVKKYRIGYHEKHKGQLFCNESAEQIIDMLKDECAAGGVHWRMPCKIDNVAQQADGGFVLQTDSGDIETASIVIATGGLSIPKIGATDFAYRIARQFDLTMVEPRPALVPLTFDAASWAPFAELSGIALEVDVETGSLKGRKATGARFREDLLFTHRGLSGPAILQISSYWLPGEPIVINLLPEVDVAQTLIEGKGTLKKQLGNIVAQWLPQRLADCLLAVNGLAPDARIADMPDAQLRKLGQAINAWSIVPNGSEGYRKAEVTRGGIDTRELSQQTMMANKVPGLYFIGESVDVTGWLGGYNFQWAWASGVAAGIALQ
- the ybiB gene encoding DNA-binding protein YbiB — translated: MTTVSIPHTDVAGEPFPAARFIKEIGRGKNGARSMTRDDARALYRAMLEGRVSDLELGGILLSMRIKGESVDEIAGFLDAAEASFAPLAAPAGEFAPIIIPSYNGARKMANLTALLALLLARAGAPVLVHGVSSDPGRITTAEVLAALGVPASTDHAQAEVAMARGQAAFLPIEALAPRLAHMLSLRRVLGVRNSTHTLVKIMQPFAGPALRLVSYTHPEYLEMLGEYFLTASDPARGDAFLMRGTEGETVANANKAQQIDWFHGSERTVLVEKQLLVEELPHLPAERDAATTADWIAAVLRGEVPVPPSIAEQVAQCLTASRQIAARPR